A stretch of Ligilactobacillus faecis DNA encodes these proteins:
- the rbsK gene encoding ribokinase, producing MNTVTVIGSINLDRTIRVKAMARPGETIHASEVFSAGGGKGANQAVAAKRSGAKTNFIGAVGNDDAGKTMLELLSYEDIDLSGIAKLEKVATGQAYIVVDEKGENSIVIHAGANGKITPEHVQKHADLIEKSDFVIAQFESDLASTIAAFKLARKAGVTTILNPAPAMKIVPKELLETTDLIIPNETETEVLTGVEVTDEKSMEQAAAKLHALGIKAVIITIGSKGAFYSNAGQTGIVPAYKVKAVDTTAAGDTFIGALSTVLAKDLSNLVEAIKYGNQASSLTVQRFGAQPSIPYKHELEEKKEN from the coding sequence ATGAATACAGTAACAGTGATCGGAAGTATCAATTTAGACCGGACGATCCGTGTCAAAGCGATGGCGCGCCCTGGTGAGACGATCCATGCTTCAGAAGTCTTTTCTGCTGGTGGTGGCAAAGGTGCTAATCAAGCAGTAGCAGCTAAAAGGTCTGGTGCCAAGACGAATTTTATCGGAGCTGTTGGCAATGATGATGCTGGTAAGACGATGTTAGAACTCTTATCTTATGAAGATATCGATCTAAGCGGGATCGCTAAGTTAGAAAAGGTAGCGACAGGGCAAGCATATATCGTCGTGGATGAAAAGGGCGAAAATAGTATCGTGATCCATGCTGGTGCTAATGGAAAGATCACACCAGAACATGTGCAAAAACACGCAGATCTGATCGAAAAAAGTGATTTTGTGATCGCTCAATTTGAAAGTGATCTAGCCAGTACGATCGCAGCTTTCAAGCTTGCGCGTAAAGCAGGCGTCACGACGATCTTAAATCCCGCGCCTGCAATGAAAATCGTTCCAAAAGAGCTTTTGGAAACGACAGACTTGATCATTCCAAATGAAACTGAAACTGAGGTTTTGACAGGCGTTGAAGTTACCGACGAAAAGAGCATGGAACAAGCCGCTGCTAAGCTCCATGCTTTAGGGATCAAAGCGGTGATCATTACGATCGGGAGCAAAGGTGCATTTTATAGCAACGCTGGTCAAACCGGGATAGTTCCTGCTTATAAAGTCAAAGCAGTCGATACGACAGCCGCTGGTGATACGTTTATCGGGGCGTTGAGTACTGTTTTAGCTAAAGATCTCAGCAACTTAGTCGAAGCTATCAAATACGGTAATCAAGCTTCTTCTTTGACAGTGCAACGTTTTGGTGCACAACCATCGATCCCATATAAACATGAATTAGAAGAAAAGAAGGAAAATTAG
- the pssD gene encoding PssD/Cps14F family polysaccharide biosynthesis glycosyltransferase, with translation MRVCFTSSSGGHFEQLLMLKSLFAEYDSFIVTEKTKYNQNFSEVPIYFTKQVNRQNVTYFIAFFYNVLFSFYIFGVKRPDIVVSTGVLSTIPLCLIAKLFRKKVIYIESFAKINSPTLTGRVMYKFADIFYVQWPEMLKVYPKAKYIGGIY, from the coding sequence ATGAGAGTCTGTTTTACGTCATCATCTGGCGGGCATTTTGAGCAACTTTTAATGTTGAAAAGTTTATTTGCAGAGTATGACAGTTTTATCGTGACTGAAAAAACAAAGTATAATCAAAATTTTAGTGAAGTACCGATTTATTTTACAAAGCAGGTCAATCGGCAAAACGTGACTTATTTTATTGCATTTTTCTACAATGTGTTGTTTTCGTTTTACATTTTTGGGGTAAAAAGACCAGATATAGTCGTATCGACAGGGGTCTTGTCAACGATCCCATTATGTTTGATCGCCAAGCTTTTCAGAAAAAAGGTCATATATATAGAATCCTTTGCTAAGATCAACTCTCCAACTTTGACAGGTCGGGTCATGTATAAATTTGCCGACATATTTTATGTTCAGTGGCCAGAAATGCTAAAGGTCTATCCTAAAGCTAAATATATAGGTGGGATCTATTGA
- the pssE gene encoding PssE/Cps14G family polysaccharide biosynthesis glycosyltransferase, which translates to MIFVVLGSQKFQFDRVLKKIDSLKNAGKIKEEIIAQVGYSNYRPSSFENFDFIEKEMFDQYIEKADTIICHGGTGVIITALKKGKKVIAIPRDSKYGEHIDDHQFQIVALFSKLNYLEALYDVDDLEKVLHRSKQKKYRTFQSTNAVFVNELRKDIEKIGKR; encoded by the coding sequence ATGATATTTGTTGTTTTAGGGTCGCAAAAATTTCAATTTGATCGCGTCTTGAAGAAAATCGATAGTTTAAAAAATGCTGGTAAGATCAAAGAAGAGATCATCGCACAGGTCGGTTACAGTAATTATCGTCCTAGTAGTTTTGAAAATTTTGATTTTATCGAAAAAGAAATGTTTGATCAATATATCGAAAAGGCTGATACCATTATTTGTCATGGTGGGACTGGGGTGATCATCACAGCTTTGAAAAAAGGTAAAAAAGTGATCGCGATCCCTAGAGATAGTAAATATGGTGAGCATATAGATGACCATCAATTTCAGATCGTAGCTTTGTTTTCAAAATTAAATTATCTTGAAGCGCTCTATGATGTTGATGATCTAGAAAAAGTTTTGCATCGAAGTAAGCAAAAAAAATATCGGACTTTCCAGTCAACTAATGCTGTTTTCGTGAATGAACTTAGAAAGGATATTGAGAAAATTGGCAAAAGGTAG
- a CDS encoding glycosyltransferase family 1 protein, producing MAKGRTNGPKKTLKVLHIPTSGVNAGGITKFILDTMGELSAEKKLECHILSPFNVEHSLKKRLNHLGLSLVVINGRTRFPLGYFSKLLTYLRKNNFDLVHVHGSSSLMALELLAARLAGVDVRIAHSHNTTCDHKFLHKLLRPLFLRSYTQALACSQAAGEWLFLANDFKVIYNGVDLQRFQFSERQRSAIRKSLGIAKDAFILGHVGHFNQQKNHTFLIDVFQKIERVMPNANLLLIGTGSRKDQIKAKVEQLKLSDKVFFIGNVTDVYNWFSAMDVFILPSLFEGFSIVLAEAQANGLVSFAADNIPQTVVVTSKVHFVSLKKSSKYWAEMILQQAGVEHHLSEEEKRALKIFDGHEISTQLYEEYLTLLAK from the coding sequence TTGGCAAAAGGTAGGACAAATGGTCCAAAGAAAACACTAAAGGTATTGCATATTCCCACTAGTGGCGTCAATGCTGGTGGGATCACTAAATTTATTTTGGATACTATGGGAGAGCTGAGCGCTGAAAAAAAGTTAGAGTGCCATATCCTATCGCCGTTTAATGTCGAGCATTCTTTGAAAAAACGCCTAAACCATTTAGGGTTATCGTTAGTAGTCATTAATGGTCGAACGCGCTTTCCGTTAGGGTATTTTAGCAAGTTACTTACTTATTTGCGAAAAAATAACTTTGACTTAGTTCATGTTCACGGAAGTAGCTCCTTGATGGCGCTTGAATTATTGGCGGCAAGATTAGCTGGAGTGGATGTTAGGATCGCGCATAGTCATAATACGACTTGTGATCATAAGTTCTTGCATAAATTACTTAGACCTTTGTTTTTAAGAAGCTATACGCAGGCTTTGGCTTGTAGTCAAGCTGCTGGCGAATGGCTTTTTTTGGCAAATGATTTTAAGGTGATCTATAACGGGGTCGATCTGCAACGCTTTCAATTTTCAGAGCGGCAGAGAAGTGCGATCCGAAAAAGCTTAGGGATAGCAAAAGATGCGTTTATTTTAGGGCATGTCGGTCACTTTAACCAACAAAAAAATCATACGTTCTTGATCGATGTTTTTCAAAAAATTGAGCGCGTTATGCCGAATGCGAATTTATTGCTGATCGGGACAGGTAGTCGCAAAGATCAGATCAAAGCAAAAGTTGAGCAATTGAAGTTAAGTGATAAAGTGTTTTTTATCGGGAATGTGACTGATGTTTATAATTGGTTTTCAGCGATGGACGTGTTTATTTTACCCAGCCTATTTGAAGGTTTTTCGATCGTTTTAGCTGAAGCACAGGCAAACGGGTTAGTGTCATTTGCTGCTGATAATATCCCACAAACAGTAGTCGTGACTTCCAAAGTTCATTTTGTCTCATTAAAAAAAAGTAGTAAATATTGGGCTGAAATGATTTTACAACAAGCCGGTGTTGAACATCATTTGAGTGAAGAAGAAAAAAGAGCTTTAAAAATTTTTGATGGACATGAGATCTCAACGCAGCTCTATGAAGAATATTTAACTCTTTTGGCAAAATGA
- the rbsU gene encoding ribose/proton symporter RbsU translates to MNTTALLIGLGPLLGWGLYPTIASKIGGRPADQILGSTLGTLIFALVLALIQGLSLPSGAALFYAVLSGIGWGTAQIITFHSFALIGSSKAMPITTAFQLLGASLWGVFYLGDWPGTTAKVIGFTALFVIIIGAYLTVWSEQKTAENTQVLTKAVLLLAVGEIGYWLYSAAPQQAKIDGIKAFLPQALGMVIAASVYALYLSIKDPKNSPFTQSVSYKQIFSGFFFAFAALTYLISAQPNMNGLATGFILSQTSVVLATLTGIWFLGQKKTAKEMTVTLIGLLLILSAAAVTVML, encoded by the coding sequence TTGAACACAACTGCACTTTTGATCGGACTAGGACCTCTTTTAGGTTGGGGGCTTTATCCAACGATCGCCTCAAAGATCGGCGGGCGCCCAGCTGATCAGATCTTAGGCTCGACTTTAGGAACACTGATCTTTGCTTTAGTTTTGGCTTTGATCCAAGGTTTGAGTTTGCCTAGTGGCGCAGCACTTTTTTATGCGGTCCTTTCTGGGATCGGCTGGGGGACAGCTCAGATCATCACTTTTCATTCATTTGCTTTGATCGGATCGTCCAAAGCGATGCCGATCACGACTGCTTTTCAATTATTAGGTGCTTCACTTTGGGGCGTTTTTTACTTAGGTGATTGGCCTGGAACAACAGCTAAAGTGATCGGCTTTACAGCTCTATTCGTGATCATCATCGGAGCTTATTTGACAGTCTGGAGTGAACAAAAGACGGCTGAAAACACACAAGTTTTGACGAAAGCAGTGCTTTTATTAGCTGTTGGTGAGATCGGCTATTGGCTCTATTCAGCCGCGCCACAACAAGCTAAGATCGATGGGATAAAAGCTTTCTTGCCTCAAGCGCTTGGAATGGTCATTGCAGCGAGCGTTTATGCTTTATACTTATCGATCAAAGATCCAAAGAACTCACCGTTTACGCAAAGTGTTTCGTATAAGCAGATCTTTTCTGGCTTCTTCTTTGCTTTTGCAGCTTTGACTTACTTGATCTCAGCGCAACCAAATATGAACGGATTAGCGACAGGCTTTATCCTTTCGCAAACTTCGGTCGTTTTAGCAACGTTGACAGGTATTTGGTTCTTAGGGCAAAAGAAGACAGCTAAAGAAATGACTGTTACGCTCATTGGATTGCTCTTGATCCTAAGTGCTGCCGCGGTTACCGTTATGCTCTAA
- a CDS encoding nucleotide sugar dehydrogenase translates to MEKNGQKTKALSVTVVGMGYVGLSISTLLSQKYPVCVMDIDAKRVAQVNKRISPFEDKELTTFFTTRELKLFATLDTTEAFGSADLVIIATPTNYDPDLAEFDTSSVETTIAQILKQRPQATILIKSTVPVGFTQTMRERYPQAHLAFSPEFLRETKALYDNLYPSRIIFGFDEKDQTVFKTLECFKTMLQTTAYRKDTPILTMSTTEAEAVKLFSNTYLAMRISFFNELDTYAEMKGLETRAIIRGVELDPRIGAYYNNPSFGYGGYCLPKDTKQLLASYDSIPQNLMKAIVDSNATRKDFIAQRILELLADKKEDAIVGIYRLTMKTDSDNFRESSIQGVLQRLQAQNIKVLIFEPKVAGETWKGYPVAKNFATFCEQAELIVANRYVKELDPVREKVYTKDIFKRD, encoded by the coding sequence ATGGAGAAGAATGGGCAAAAAACTAAAGCGTTATCAGTAACGGTCGTCGGCATGGGCTATGTTGGCTTGAGTATTTCAACGTTACTTAGTCAAAAATATCCTGTATGCGTTATGGATATCGATGCTAAACGTGTAGCTCAAGTCAATAAACGGATCTCGCCGTTTGAAGATAAAGAACTCACAACCTTTTTCACAACTAGAGAGCTGAAATTATTTGCTACTTTGGATACGACTGAAGCTTTTGGTTCAGCGGATCTAGTGATCATTGCGACTCCAACTAATTATGATCCAGACCTAGCAGAATTTGATACAAGTTCAGTTGAAACGACGATCGCGCAAATTTTAAAGCAGCGTCCGCAAGCGACGATCTTGATCAAGTCAACTGTACCTGTAGGTTTCACGCAAACTATGCGTGAACGTTATCCCCAAGCGCATTTGGCTTTTAGTCCGGAATTTTTGCGCGAAACTAAAGCGTTATATGACAACCTTTATCCTAGTCGGATCATCTTTGGATTTGATGAAAAAGATCAAACCGTTTTTAAGACGCTTGAGTGTTTCAAAACGATGCTTCAGACAACGGCGTATAGAAAAGATACGCCGATCTTGACGATGTCAACTACCGAAGCAGAGGCCGTTAAACTTTTTTCTAATACTTATTTAGCAATGCGGATCAGTTTTTTTAATGAGCTAGATACCTATGCAGAGATGAAAGGGTTAGAGACACGTGCGATCATTCGAGGAGTAGAATTAGATCCTAGGATCGGGGCTTACTACAATAATCCTTCTTTTGGTTATGGTGGATATTGTTTACCTAAGGATACGAAACAATTATTAGCCAGTTATGATTCTATCCCTCAAAACTTGATGAAGGCGATCGTCGATTCAAATGCGACTAGGAAAGATTTTATCGCACAGCGGATCTTGGAACTTTTGGCAGATAAAAAAGAAGATGCGATCGTTGGGATCTACCGCTTAACGATGAAGACTGATTCAGATAACTTTAGAGAAAGTTCGATCCAAGGGGTGCTCCAGCGTTTACAAGCTCAAAATATCAAAGTGCTGATCTTTGAACCTAAAGTAGCTGGTGAAACATGGAAAGGGTATCCCGTGGCTAAAAACTTTGCAACTTTTTGTGAACAGGCTGAACTCATCGTGGCTAACCGCTATGTCAAAGAATTAGATCCTGTAAGAGAGAAAGTTTATACGAAAGATATTTTTAAGCGTGATTAG
- the rbsR gene encoding ribose utilization transcriptional repressor RbsR, with protein MEKKKVTIKDVAKYAQVSPATVSQILNGQAKRFDPKTVARVRQAKEDLGYEANYLARKMVGKQSMMIGILVPDITNPFFNTLVKGIEEVLFQAGFIAILGNGGFDGAKEEQCLFEFAQHGVDGFIIASPSISDKALQTVLTAKKRPYLVLDQKAPDGQSDALLLDDRAGGRLAAEYLAKKGHKKVALVVPKVLPANLKRRMQGFLEYYPEALVLTTEFSKAGGKASVPKLLTTKVSAVFALNDELAFGIYRGLAEHGKKVGSDLSVVGYDNVEMCEYVTPALTTIKQPLTLLGKTAAKLILARLKEPTSAYQQVMLPVELIERASVIQNN; from the coding sequence GTGGAAAAAAAGAAAGTAACGATCAAAGATGTCGCTAAATATGCCCAAGTTTCGCCGGCAACTGTTTCACAGATCTTAAATGGGCAGGCGAAACGTTTTGATCCTAAAACAGTCGCACGAGTTCGCCAAGCTAAAGAAGATTTAGGCTATGAAGCCAACTATTTAGCGCGAAAAATGGTCGGTAAACAGAGTATGATGATCGGGATCTTAGTTCCTGATATCACCAATCCTTTTTTCAATACGTTAGTTAAAGGGATCGAAGAAGTTTTATTCCAAGCAGGTTTTATTGCGATCTTAGGTAATGGTGGCTTTGACGGAGCTAAAGAAGAGCAGTGTTTGTTCGAATTTGCACAACATGGAGTCGATGGTTTCATCATTGCGAGTCCATCGATCTCAGATAAAGCCTTACAAACAGTGCTAACAGCTAAAAAGCGTCCTTATCTTGTGTTGGATCAAAAAGCACCTGATGGGCAAAGTGATGCGCTTTTGTTAGATGATCGTGCTGGGGGACGCTTAGCTGCAGAATATTTAGCTAAAAAAGGTCACAAAAAAGTTGCACTTGTCGTCCCAAAAGTACTACCAGCCAATTTAAAGCGCCGGATGCAAGGTTTTTTAGAGTACTATCCAGAGGCGCTGGTGCTTACGACTGAGTTTTCTAAAGCTGGTGGAAAAGCCAGTGTTCCCAAACTTTTAACGACTAAAGTCAGTGCTGTTTTTGCTTTGAATGATGAGCTTGCTTTTGGGATCTATCGGGGCTTAGCCGAGCATGGAAAGAAGGTCGGGAGCGATCTGAGCGTCGTGGGGTATGATAACGTTGAAATGTGTGAGTATGTGACGCCAGCTTTGACGACGATCAAGCAACCGCTAACGTTGCTAGGTAAAACGGCAGCCAAGCTGATCTTAGCACGTCTGAAAGAGCCAACAAGTGCTTATCAACAAGTAATGTTGCCAGTTGAATTGATCGAACGGGCGTCAGTCATCCAAAATAATTGA
- a CDS encoding glycosyltransferase family 4 protein, which yields MKIAILNSYIFPIPAVRGGAVETLIESLVKGANEDQTVELTVFSLYDQAAFEVSKKYPRVSFKWLKRPAYIDLIDKNVTTLLRLLKRDKNLWQKNYLWQLVSKRKTKKLLLAEDYDLVIIENAIFLPKLFSSKKLATKYRGKVYFHTHNLHFRKIYPAKAFAGVISVSHFLEKNTRWCFGKQLPFKVVYNGVATAQFERRVTKNEKERLKLKYQIPKDAPVILFVGRIMPKKGVLEVVQAFQKLENTHAHLVIVGASSFGMGQMTLFERELSQIVQEYPRIHATGFVNNQELGKYYALADLVVLPSLWEEPLGLTMIETQLAGKPLITTNKGGIPETTSATNSILLEVTENLSKDLAFAMAEVLSDLPSWQKKALQAQQVAKQRFSEQLFYQNIKRALKEMSK from the coding sequence ATGAAGATCGCGATCTTGAATTCATATATTTTTCCGATCCCAGCAGTTAGAGGTGGGGCTGTTGAAACACTTATCGAAAGTCTTGTCAAAGGCGCAAATGAAGATCAAACAGTGGAACTTACTGTGTTTTCTCTTTATGATCAAGCTGCATTCGAGGTATCGAAAAAATACCCAAGAGTCAGTTTTAAATGGTTAAAAAGACCAGCTTATATCGATCTTATCGATAAAAATGTGACTACGTTATTGCGTCTACTCAAAAGAGATAAAAACTTGTGGCAAAAAAATTATCTTTGGCAACTGGTGAGCAAAAGAAAAACTAAAAAACTTTTATTAGCAGAAGACTACGATCTAGTTATCATCGAAAATGCGATTTTTTTGCCTAAATTATTCAGTTCTAAGAAATTAGCAACTAAGTATCGTGGGAAAGTCTATTTTCATACGCATAATTTACATTTCCGAAAAATTTATCCTGCAAAAGCTTTTGCAGGTGTGATCAGTGTCAGTCACTTTTTAGAAAAAAACACTAGATGGTGTTTTGGGAAACAGCTTCCATTCAAAGTCGTTTATAATGGGGTCGCGACAGCGCAATTCGAACGAAGGGTCACTAAAAATGAAAAAGAACGCTTGAAGCTGAAATATCAGATCCCAAAAGATGCGCCAGTTATTCTCTTTGTTGGCCGGATCATGCCTAAAAAAGGGGTCTTAGAAGTTGTCCAAGCTTTTCAAAAACTAGAAAATACTCACGCCCATTTAGTTATAGTAGGAGCTAGTTCTTTTGGAATGGGACAAATGACCTTATTTGAGCGTGAGTTATCCCAGATCGTGCAAGAGTATCCACGGATCCATGCGACGGGCTTTGTGAATAATCAAGAACTGGGAAAATATTATGCTCTAGCTGATCTAGTGGTTTTACCTTCGCTTTGGGAAGAACCACTTGGTCTAACAATGATCGAGACACAATTAGCTGGTAAGCCACTGATCACGACTAATAAAGGGGGCATTCCAGAAACAACGAGTGCTACAAATAGTATTTTGTTAGAAGTGACGGAAAATTTGTCCAAAGATCTAGCCTTTGCAATGGCAGAAGTTTTAAGTGATCTTCCAAGTTGGCAAAAAAAAGCCTTGCAAGCTCAACAAGTGGCAAAGCAGCGTTTTAGTGAACAACTTTTTTACCAAAATATCAAACGCGCGCTAAAGGAAATGTCTAAATAG
- a CDS encoding O-antigen ligase family protein translates to MPALALPMLVELGIEADIAKIVHVTFVILATLTLVNFGLTLLYPQGLPFASLYTQIRNPLYFLGQDNGIVYNLLSLVGLNYVLAAQNYSIFKVKLLIGDYFIRLTPRIFIFNVISILSMLLVGSATGLLVISSLIILLELSALANRKHNIWPLVSLYFSFFVFIIVLGDSNPLVADFTSLLGRDAGFTGRSLLWEQALELIKQKPLLGWGNNPEIIQIWGGYFSPHNQLLDIAARGGLLTLFLYICLHIYVFLILGKIPTTLANILFITIYCFLLGGLMEAGVRPTQYIFIALTYYACLDYKKPMI, encoded by the coding sequence TTGCCAGCTTTAGCCTTACCGATGTTGGTGGAGTTAGGTATTGAAGCAGATATAGCCAAAATAGTACATGTGACTTTTGTGATCTTAGCCACATTAACACTTGTAAACTTTGGCTTGACGCTCCTTTATCCGCAGGGGTTACCTTTTGCAAGTCTTTATACTCAAATACGAAACCCGCTTTATTTTTTAGGGCAAGACAATGGTATCGTATATAATTTGCTAAGTTTAGTAGGGCTCAATTATGTTCTTGCTGCGCAAAACTATTCGATTTTTAAAGTGAAATTGCTCATAGGCGACTACTTCATAAGGCTGACACCAAGAATATTCATTTTTAATGTGATCAGTATCTTAAGTATGCTACTCGTAGGTTCAGCGACTGGACTGCTGGTGATCAGCTCTCTTATCATATTGCTCGAGTTAAGTGCTTTAGCTAACAGAAAACATAATATTTGGCCCCTGGTCAGCCTTTACTTTAGCTTTTTTGTTTTTATCATCGTATTAGGTGATAGTAACCCGCTTGTGGCAGATTTTACGAGTTTGTTGGGACGAGACGCAGGTTTTACAGGAAGAAGCCTTCTTTGGGAACAAGCTTTAGAATTGATCAAGCAAAAACCTTTGCTCGGTTGGGGAAATAATCCTGAGATCATTCAAATATGGGGGGGCTATTTTTCTCCCCATAACCAGTTGCTAGATATTGCAGCTAGGGGTGGCTTACTTACGTTATTTCTTTATATCTGTCTGCATATATATGTTTTTTTGATTTTAGGAAAGATCCCAACAACGCTAGCAAATATTTTATTTATTACGATTTATTGTTTTTTGCTTGGGGGCTTGATGGAAGCTGGCGTTCGCCCTACACAGTATATATTTATAGCTTTAACATATTACGCTTGTTTGGACTACAAAAAGCCAATGATCTAA
- a CDS encoding ABC transporter substrate-binding protein, with the protein MKKLRSLFIGIVLIICVLFFGIVWLEKTSGMQNAKVVNIYNWGDYIDPKLITKFEKETGYKVNYETFDSNEAMLTKIKQGGTAYDVAVPSDYMIQKMKKEHLLLPLDQQKLPNLRYIAPQYLNLAFDRQNKYSVPYFWGTLGIVYNDKFYRSSQFKTWDALWDKQFDKQIMFIDGAREFMGIGLASMGESLNTKNDAKLNAAYEKLKALTPNAKAIVSDEIKTYMANEESSVAVTFSGEAADMIAKNPHLHYVIPAGGTNLWFDNLVIPKTAKNKAGAYAFINFMLEPKNAAQNAEYIGYSTPNQGALQYLPRSVTSDKAFYPSAARLKQMEIYEDLGSKYLEKYNDLFLELKMYRN; encoded by the coding sequence ATGAAAAAATTGCGTTCTCTTTTTATTGGGATCGTTTTGATCATTTGTGTGCTCTTTTTCGGGATCGTTTGGCTCGAAAAAACTTCTGGGATGCAAAATGCTAAAGTCGTCAATATTTATAACTGGGGCGACTATATCGATCCGAAGTTGATCACAAAGTTTGAAAAAGAGACTGGCTACAAAGTCAATTATGAGACATTTGATTCGAATGAAGCGATGCTCACTAAGATCAAACAAGGCGGGACTGCGTATGATGTTGCTGTTCCCAGTGATTATATGATCCAAAAGATGAAAAAAGAGCATTTGCTCTTACCACTCGATCAGCAAAAATTGCCTAATTTGCGCTATATTGCGCCTCAATATTTAAATTTAGCTTTTGATCGGCAAAATAAATATTCTGTGCCTTATTTTTGGGGGACTTTAGGGATCGTGTATAACGATAAATTTTACCGAAGTTCGCAGTTTAAGACGTGGGATGCGTTATGGGACAAGCAATTTGATAAGCAGATCATGTTTATTGATGGGGCGCGTGAGTTTATGGGGATCGGCCTGGCTAGCATGGGCGAATCACTCAATACTAAAAACGATGCGAAGCTAAATGCAGCTTATGAAAAACTCAAAGCTTTGACACCTAACGCTAAAGCGATCGTTTCTGATGAGATCAAAACATATATGGCAAATGAGGAAAGCAGTGTAGCCGTTACTTTTTCAGGTGAAGCAGCTGATATGATCGCTAAAAATCCACATTTGCACTATGTGATCCCAGCAGGCGGCACGAATCTGTGGTTCGATAACTTAGTGATCCCGAAAACAGCGAAAAATAAAGCTGGGGCGTATGCCTTTATCAATTTTATGCTAGAGCCTAAAAATGCAGCGCAAAACGCTGAATATATCGGATATTCGACCCCAAACCAAGGGGCTTTGCAATATTTACCTCGTTCAGTTACAAGTGATAAAGCTTTTTATCCAAGCGCTGCTCGTTTGAAGCAAATGGAGATCTATGAAGATCTCGGGTCAAAATATCTTGAGAAATATAACGATCTCTTTTTAGAGCTCAAGATGTATCGCAACTAA
- the rbsD gene encoding D-ribose pyranase yields MKKTDVINSDISRVIAQMGHFDTLSIGDAGMPVPKETEKIDLAVSKGSPAFLDVLDNVLTELAVQRVYLAEEIKEQNPAQLEELKKRFPTEIVFIPHAEMKQNLKTCHAFIRTGEMTPYSNIILESGVIF; encoded by the coding sequence ATGAAGAAAACAGACGTTATCAATTCAGATATTTCACGGGTGATCGCCCAAATGGGTCACTTTGATACATTGAGCATCGGGGATGCAGGGATGCCTGTTCCAAAAGAGACTGAAAAGATCGATCTAGCTGTGTCGAAAGGATCACCTGCCTTTTTAGATGTTTTAGATAATGTTCTGACTGAATTAGCAGTACAACGGGTCTATTTAGCCGAAGAGATCAAAGAGCAAAATCCAGCACAGTTAGAAGAGTTAAAGAAGCGTTTTCCAACGGAGATCGTATTTATCCCACATGCTGAGATGAAACAAAACTTGAAGACATGCCACGCTTTTATTCGGACAGGTGAAATGACACCTTATTCAAATATCATTTTAGAAAGTGGCGTTATATTTTAG